In Setaria italica strain Yugu1 chromosome I, Setaria_italica_v2.0, whole genome shotgun sequence, the genomic window GCTGGGTGCTTCTCGATGTGCCCGAACAAGCAAAGCGTGGATGATAGCGGCCAGTGCTCTGGCATGGGCTGCTGCCAGACATCCATTGCACCAAGCCTCACCTCCTTCAACATGACCTTTGATAATAGGTACAACAATTCTGTGGTACTTGAGTTCAACCCATGCAGCTATGCCTTCGTTGCAGAGCAAGATTCGTTCAGGTTTGAGCCTTTTTACCTTGAGGGTGACAAGTTAACAGAGAAGTTCAAGGGCGGAGTTCCTGCTGTGCTTGACTGGGTAGCTGGAAGAGAATCCTGTGATGAAGCGATTAAGGACAGAACATCATATGCCTGCATTAGCAACAACAGCCAGTGTGTCAAGTCACCAAATGCTACAGGGTACCTCTGCAATTGCAAGGATGGCTTCGAAGGGAACCCCTACCTAGCGGATGGGTGCCAAGGTCATCAACTCTCCAGAATCTAGTTTTTCTTTACACCAAGTTACCTGTTCACTGACCTTCAGTTATTGCCTACTCTTGTTTGATGTTTGCAGATATCAATGAATGCCAAAAACCAGATCATTATAAGTGCTTTGGAATATGCAGCAATACAATTGGGGGTTACAACTGTTCCTGCCCATCTGGGACTCACAGCATAGATCCAAAAATCTCGATCTGCAATCCACATACAGCTTCAGAAAAGGCTAAATTAACAAAACTGTTTATAGGTAATTTCCTTACACTCCATTTCAGTAGAGTTATCAGAATAGCATGGATAAGTCACCCTAATGTAGCAGATATTTCCAAGCATCAGACACATGAAATAGACTCCTAAAACTTATTAGAAACTTTCATTTGAACTTTTTGATCTTTTCGCTTAGCTAGTGGCCAAAGCAAAATGAAATGAGTCGACAGAGTATTGAACCATTCATTTCAAATTTTCATACTTGATCCAACATGTCCAATTTGCGATCCTTGAACAACAAAGTTATATCTTGCAATCTTTACCTCCATATTATAATTAGTACAAAAGACGGCACAAGAGACTGCCACCAGAAAAGTCCACCTAAGAAAAGACACTCGATAGAAAAACACAAATCAACTTACGAGACTTGACTTTTCTATAGATCTCTTTCACACACAAAATCAACCAACTGATAATTTATATGATTTACATAATTAATTCCTTAATTGAGAGTAGGTTTCAGCCCTACTTAGTCATCTAATTGAAAGTAGGCGACAGATTGTGGGAATGTCATAGGGGTATGGTAGCCATATGaaacaaacaaatgaaaaaataaattcTGCTCACTTGTGATATTCGTATTCTGACACTGTTTGACGAAGATGCTGTTCTTATCAGGATAAATCAAATGCGCAGAACCATAAATCTTCTAACACATTAGAAAACGCAGATGGTAAATTATATGCATATAAATATAAGGGTAACATATCAAAGCATCAAGATACAAAAGGGCAACCAACCATTTTGTCTAATCAatgcaaaaggaagaagaagccagAGTTTCTGCATACACATTAATTGAAGAGCATTACTGGTCCTACATGCACATCCTCCATAAACCATCATATCGCCACTTCTTTTGTAATGAAAGAAACATATGTAAAAAACTTATTTATATTTTGATTGTTGAAGGTATTAGATGTAAATTATAAGTAGCAGACTAGCACTTTATCCTTTTCTCCTATAGGAAGCAGCTGGATATCTGTTCGCAATTGTGCCTCACAAAGAGTACTGTTCTTAATCAAGTGGTTAGGTACCCAAAAGGGACATGTTACTTTAGATTTCAAATAACTCAAACAATGTTTTCCTTGGCAGGTATTTCATCATGTGCTATACTTTTGCTTACCTGCATTTTTGCACTACTGATTGAATGCCAGAAGAAAAGGCTgatgaaagaaaaggagagattCTTCCAACAAAATGGGGGTCTCCTGTTATATGAGCAAATCAGATCTAAGCAAGTTGACACAGTGAGAATATTCACAACAGAAGAACTAGAGCAGGCAACAAACAATTTTCACTCAAGCAGAGAAATAGGGAGAGGTAGCTATGGCACTGTTTACAAGGGAATTCTCAAAGACAACAGAGTAGTAGCCATAAAACGCTCAAAGATCATGAACATGGTTCAGAAAGATGATTTTGTGCAAGAGATGATTATACTGTCACAGATCAACCATAGAAATGTAGTCAAGCTTCTCGGTTGCTGCTTAGAAGTTGAAGTTCCCATGTTAGTGTATGAATTCATGCCAAAAGGCACTCTATTTGAGCTGATACATGTCACATACCGAAGCCCATCCATTTCATTGGACGCTCGCCTCAGGATTGCCCAGGAATCTGCAGAAGCACTGGCATATCTGCACTCATCAGCATCCCCTCCCATAATTCATGGAGATGTAAAATCTCCAAATATTCTCCTAGGTGACAATTATATAGCCAAAATCACTGATTTTGGAGCATCAAGAATGCTTCCAAAGGATGAAATACAGTTTATGACAATGGTGCAGGGAACTCTGGGTTATCTAGACCCTGAATATTTACAAGAGCGTCAACTAACAGAGAAGAGTGATGTTTATAGTTTTGGAGTCGTGCTTCTAGAGCTAATTACAAGG contains:
- the LOC101782454 gene encoding wall-associated receptor kinase 2, with amino-acid sequence MARVLPWLTLAATLLLTTIKTSTASSMAKPGCRETCGNLTIPYPFGIGPGCYYTNGFDVSCEDNRTFMHNSSSLMEIYNISLIGGQARVSTLIATNCYKNGTTTDGWASATTAELFTISNKANKLTAVGCNTLAFLGGYNEYTAGAGCFSMCPNKQSVDDSGQCSGMGCCQTSIAPSLTSFNMTFDNRYNNSVVLEFNPCSYAFVAEQDSFRFEPFYLEGDKLTEKFKGGVPAVLDWVAGRESCDEAIKDRTSYACISNNSQCVKSPNATGYLCNCKDGFEGNPYLADGCQDINECQKPDHYKCFGICSNTIGGYNCSCPSGTHSIDPKISICNPHTASEKAKLTKLFIGISSCAILLLTCIFALLIECQKKRLMKEKERFFQQNGGLLLYEQIRSKQVDTVRIFTTEELEQATNNFHSSREIGRGSYGTVYKGILKDNRVVAIKRSKIMNMVQKDDFVQEMIILSQINHRNVVKLLGCCLEVEVPMLVYEFMPKGTLFELIHVTYRSPSISLDARLRIAQESAEALAYLHSSASPPIIHGDVKSPNILLGDNYIAKITDFGASRMLPKDEIQFMTMVQGTLGYLDPEYLQERQLTEKSDVYSFGVVLLELITRKTAIYSDGTEEKKSLASSFLLALKESRLQSILDRNILGVGMELLQEVAQLAKCCLSMKGEERPLMSEVAEKLRFIRRTWRKQLTENASEETECLLENPSNYDPSSTGRHGSLMALDLEIGR